The following coding sequences lie in one Eremothecium sinecaudum strain ATCC 58844 chromosome IV, complete sequence genomic window:
- the MMS1 gene encoding Mms1p (Syntenic homolog of Ashbya gossypii ABR181W; Syntenic homolog of Saccharomyces cerevisiae YPR164W (MMS1)): protein MDSYGLFNLELLKASPINVADNPKQYDFKLNKTLRATSQRKLVPIRINKSDNKLNILNDRGDRSVIHKMFAPSEQAALNRPDTLDDPDIDELFLDAESQEVPQEVNLNGDVIETTIVVFDSSLELLGSADYYSLHTKISDCKTIRHGNNRSDDTILVTTVDNIIFSVVYDENLKPYILHWWSLAHHTRYGDWQILVHPNGNHFIVYEKRQGSIKFYKLQDSSPYHIELVRNMALLGTELSSCAYIMSNGEAVLFLVGLKSSKVYYYLFSWPLDANSKPEVHQYAIPDGKLIQYALTFNNNYVLCVRKTMVDLLSVHELYSSEGYGNQPIDRSQFGDITHSEYDSLLLSKLKLVEPTVYGSFTHCVLFSTSNYSICAALMDDTGTIKFYEITRFKGLCTFVLLPSQNSTASNYHLEIVSFGKVFELVLKITDLAQLKTDSNIESMNNIIHRYSKDASFTISDQLITVGSKDSFPSKNNEFQVWLCSPSCVSNVSLNGPVEHYRSHLYLREFQYFSSMTVLRLSDLTFLLFERFNITVNEPNGYLIVASDLSSVTKAFLVYLVEDNGMECDELEDVIVEQNCGTVHYFVTESTTVQVGKQKLYFSSLSGEAETWSLDLAHPVKGAISRNSTLLLWSGPKFLYIENVDLKDTLEHTKFFHVPDLLNGYHSTSISFENEDISNIVSALFCDDGTKFILFLTCATLHCKFDVEGATVVLEDVVMHDETVTIDTIRTSEGILSTTFSTLTGLGGITLNGDQFLHPLKGWFKLESAGGDSFFAYNSSELFSYEILTKSQYSIKLPSWRKSEPIFELRCSKDLLFVLFGDGLRIYHKAYKSYSASNIVLNATRCRKKFVYLDKINRLLVVNCTKKLLECIKLENSKVISLDTNNLFNDIDELHDVQLLSSDIAQEFLARGKNNESLLAFSCSSGSAIHRIKVIAVIPSPGQLLSRVLASLEVPAPSCGGRIKPLADNQLWTASENTICRYKLIPSSESTSHVLQKNYEWTVPSTATFDAREFMVVNVTTDGSLQVLLLPSGHVYIQNTDTLTRQHKLVSIRSDGSIITYTESIAHVAGTAVGAIILHIFSDQNHQTLEQVAQIPLQKVVKNFYLITDEKICLLNVDGTIVIVDLTESTTGMTSPVVHPPEFPDCRKLRGSSTAFTNYIGILDFSFTSYV, encoded by the coding sequence ATGGATAGCTATGGTCTATTTAATCTAGAATTACTGAAAGCATCACCGATCAATGTTGCTGATAATCCTAAACAGTATGATTTTAAACTAAATAAAACATTACGAGCGACATCGCAGAGGAAATTGGTACCCATAAGAAtaaacaaatcagacaaTAAGCTGAATATATTAAATGACCGTGGTGATAGGTCAGTTATTCATAAAATGTTTGCACCTAGTGAGCAAGCGGCATTGAATAGACCAGATACCTTGGATGATCCtgatattgatgaattaTTTTTGGATGCAGAATCACAAGAAGTGCCTCAAGAAGTAAACCTTAATGGTGATGTGATTGAGACTACAATAGTGGTTTTTGATAGTAGCTTGGAATTGCTAGGTTCGGCCGACTATTATAGTTTGCATACTAAGATAAGTGACTGTAAGACAATACGCCATGGTAACAATCGCTCTGACGACACTATTCTTGTTACCACTGTGGataatattatattttCAGTTGTCTACGATGAGAACCTGAAACCCTATATCCTCCATTGGTGGTCTTTGGCCCACCATACTCGTTATGGTGACTGGCAAATCCTGGTTCATCCTAATGGTAACCACTTCATAGTTTACGAGAAACGACAAGGAAGCATAAAATTTTACAAGTTACAAGATTCTAGTCCCTACCATATTGAACTAGTAAGAAATATGGCATTGTTAGGAACCGAATTATCTTCCTGCGCTTATATTATGTCCAATGGGGAAGCGGTTTTGTTTCTGGTGGGTCTTAAGTCGTCTAAAGTGTATTATTACCTGTTCAGTTGGCCTTTAGATGCTAATAGCAAACCAGAGGTTCACCAGTATGCGATTCCTGATGGCAAGCTAATTCAGTATGCGCTTACATTCAATAATAATTACGTTTTATGCGTGAGAAAAACGATGGTAGATTTGTTATCCGTGCACGAGTTATATTCATCAGAGGGTTATGGAAACCAACCGATTGATAGGAGTCAATTTGGGGACATAACGCATAGTGAGTATGATTCATTACTATTAAGTAAATTAAAGCTTGTTGAGCCTACGGTATACGGATCTTTTACACACTGTGTTCTCTTCTCGACTTCAAATTACAGCATTTGCGCGGCCCTTATGGATGATACAGGTACGATTAAATTTTACGAGATAACAAGATTCAAAGGTCTTTGTACATTTGTATTGCTACCATCACAGAACTCTACAGCTTCTAATTATCACCTAGAGATCGTTAGTTTTGGTAAAGTGTTCGAACTAGTGTTGAAGATAACCGATTTAGCTCAGTTGAAGACTGATTCTAATATTGAATCCATGAATAACATTATTCATAGGTACAGCAAGGATGCTAGTTTTACTATTTCTGATCAATTAATAACTGTTGGATCAAAGGACTCCTTTCCGTCAAAGAATAATGAATTTCAAGTGTGGTTATGTTCGCCGTCATGTGTATCTAATGTGTCATTAAACGGTCCAGTTGAACATTATAGAAGTCATCTATACTTAAGGGAATTCCAATATTTTAGTTCCATGACTGTTTTACGCTTGTCAGATTTAACGTTTCTATTATTCGAAAGGTTTAATATTACAGTAAATGAACCTAATGGTTATTTAATAGTCGCATCGGATCTGAGCTCAGTTACGAAAGCCTTTCTCGTATATTTAGTTGAGGACAACGGGATGGAGTGTGATGAGCTAGAGGATGTTATAGTAGAGCAGAACTGCGGGACTGTCCACTATTTCGTTACTGAAAGTACTACTGTGCAAGTAGGGAAACAAAAATTATATTTTTCTTCTCTATCCGGTGAAGCTGAAACTTGGTCTTTGGACCTAGCACATCCAGTGAAAGGAGCAATCAGTCGTAACTCAACTTTATTACTATGGTCAGGACCAAAATTCCTTTACATTGAAAATGTTGATTTAAAAGACACTTTAGAACACACTAAATTTTTTCACGTACCAGATTTATTGAATGGATATCATTCAACATCAATCTCATTTGAAAATGAGGATATCTCCAACATCGTTAGTGCTCTGTTTTGCGATGATGGTACAAAATTTATCTTATTCCTCACCTGCGCCACTTTGCATTGTAAATTTGATGTAGAAGGTGCGACCGTTGTGCTTGAAGACGTGGTGATGCATGATGAAACGGTTACTATCGATACCATACGAACATCAGAAGGCATATTATCCACCACATTTTCAACCCTGACAGGATTGGGCGGAATCACTTTAAATGGAGATCAATTCTTACATCCTCTAAAAGGTTGGTTTAAACTGGAAAGTGCAGGCGGTGACAGTTTTTTTGCGTACAACTCAAGTGAGTTGTTTTCATATGAAATACTCACAAAGAGCcagtattcaattaagcTACCGTCTTGGAGGAAGTCGGAGCCCATTTTTGAATTAAGGTGCAGCAAAGATCTCCTATTTGTCTTGTTCGGTGACGGGCTCAGAATATATCACAAGGCGTATAAGTCCTACTCTGCATCTAACATTGTGCTAAATGCCACACGATGTCGAAAGAAATTTGTTTATCTTGACAAGATCAATAGGCTACTTGTTGTCAACTGCACAAAAAAGTTACTAGAATGCATTAAACTGGAAAATAGCAAGGTAATATCTCTGGACACAAATAACCTATTCAACGATATCGACGAGCTGCATGATGTACAGCTGCTCTCCAGCGACATCGCTCAGGAATTTCTGGCCCGGGGAAAGAACAATGAGAGTTTATTGGCCTTCAGTTGCTCAAGCGGCAGCGCAATACATCGAATTAAGGTAATTGCCGTTATTCCTAGTCCCGGTCAGCTCTTGTCTCGCGTTTTGGCGTCATTGGAAGTGCCTGCGCCCTCCTGTGGCGGAAGAATTAAACCCCTAGCGGATAATCAGCTCTGGACAGCCTCTGAAAATACAATTTGCAGGTACAAACTCATACCATCCTCTGAATCCACCTCGCATGTGCTTCAAAAAAACTACGAGTGGACCGTTCCTTCGACGGCCACCTTCGATGCCAGAGAATTCATGGTAGTTAATGTGACCACCGATGGCAGCCTCCAAGTCCTACTCCTCCCATCAGGCCACGTATACATACAGAATACAGATACACTTACACGACAGCATAAGCTAGTGTCGATACGCTCAGACGGTTCTATCATAACATATACAGAGTCAATTGCACATGTCGCTGGGACCGCTGTCGGCGCAATCATCCTTCACATATTCAGCGATCAAAACCATCAGACTCTCGAGCAAGTTGCACAAATTCCACTTCAGAAAGTCGTCAAAAACTTTTATCTAATTACTGATGAGAAAATATGTCTTCTAAACGTAGATGGCACTATTGTTATCGTGGACTTAACAGAATCTACAACGGGTATGACGTCGCCTGTAGTTCATCCACCGGAATTTCCTGACTGTAGGAAATTACGTGGCTCAAGTACAGCCTTTACAAACTATATCGGCATTTTGGACTTTAGCTTTACCTCCTATGTGTGA